A region of the Spirochaeta isovalerica genome:
AACGTATCTTCGGGCCCGTAGCAAGAGAGCTTAGAGACACAGGTTATATGAAGATCGTATCTCTGGCACCAGAGGTCCTTTAGGAGAAGTTTGATGGCAGAAGTAAAATATAAACTGAAGAAAGGGGACCAGGTTAAGCTTATAGCCGGAAAGGATAAAGGCAAGACTGGAACAATCCTCAAAGTAGACAGAGAAAACGGACGTGTTATTGTCGACGGTCTCAACATCGTCAAGAAGACAATGAAGCCCCGGCAACAGGGCGAAAAGGGAAGCATCGTGGAAATCGAAGCTCCCGTCCACATCTCCAATGTTATGATTATGTGTCCCAAATGTGGTCCCGTTAAAGTCGGTGTCCGCAAAGACGGTGACAATAAAGTCAGATTCTGTAAGAAGTGTGAAGGGGTACTGTAATGGCAGATAAGAAATATACTCCCAGACTGAAGACTGCTTACAATGACAAACTGGCCAAGGAAATGATGAAAGATTTTAAATATAAGTCTTTCATGCAGGTTCCCAAGCTGGAAAAAATCGTTGTGAGCATGGGTGTCGGTGAAGCTATCACAAATAAAAAGCTTCTTGATGCCGCTGTTAACGAGCTGAGTCAGATTACCGGTCAGAAAGTAATGAAGACAAAAGCGAGAAAGTCAATTGCGGGATTCAAAATCAGAGCCGGACAGGAAATCGGAGCCAAAGTTACCCTTCGCGGTGACAGAATGTATGAGTTCCTCGAAAGACTTATCAGTATTGCACTTCCCCGTGTAAAAGACTTTAGAGGAATTAACCCGAAAGCTTTTGATGGAAATGGAAACTACTCTCTCGGTATTACCGAGCAGATCATTTTCCCTGAAATCAACTTCGATAAAATCGAACAGGTTAGCGGGCTCAATGTGGCTATAGTAACGACAGCTGAAAATGACGAGGAAGGCAAAGCGCTTCTTACGAAGTTCGGCATGCCTTTTGCGAAATAGGAGATGAGGTTTAATGGCTAAGAAATCAATGATTGTTAAAGCCCAGAGAACACCTAAATTCAGCACCCGTGCATACAACCGGTGCAGGATTTGCGGTAGACCTCGTGGTTATATGAGAAAATTTCAGATGTGCAGAATCTGCTTCCGTAAGCTTGCGAGCGAAGGTATGATTCCTGGTGTCACTAAATCGAGCTGGTAGGAGTATAGAATGAGTGTTTCAGATCCTGTAGCGGATATGCTCACAAAAATTAGAAATGCCAGTGCAGCAAAGTTTGAGAAAGTAGATATCAGAACATCAAAGCTGAAACTGGAAATTGTAAAAATCCTCAAGAATGAAGGATTTGTTAAGAACTTTAAGAAAGTAACGATCGACGACGTTAACTATATCAGAATCTTCCTGAAATATGACGGGAAAGAGAATTCTGTTATTCACGGAATCCAGAAAGTGTCTACCCCCGGTAGACGTGTTTACTCCGGTTACAAATCAATGCCCAGAGTATTTAACGGATACGGAACAGTTATCGTTTCCACCTCTTCAGGTGTAATCACAGGCAAGAAAGCCTCTGCACAGAAGATCGGTGGTGAAGTGATCTGTAAAGTCTGGTAAGGGAGAAAAGCATTATGTCTAGAATTGGAAAAATGCCTGTAACCGTACCGTCAGGCGTTACAGTTACAGTAAAAGAAAATGTCATTACCGTTAAAGGCGCCAAAGGTGAGCTTACTCAGGATTTTCAACCTGAAGTTTCCTTTGACATCAAAGACGGAGAAGTGGTTGTCAACCGTGTTGATGATTCCAAAAAAGCCAAGTCTTTTCACGGTCTTTACAGAAACCTCCTGAATAACATGATTATCGGGGTTTCTGCGGGATTCACGAAAACACTTGTTATCAATGGTGTCGGTTACAGAGCGGAACTCAAAGGTGATACCCTTATGATGAACCTCGGTTATTCCACAACCATTGAGTATGTGGTTCCGGAAGGTGTTACTGTTGCCGTAGAAGGTAACAACAAAGTGACAGTATCCGGTATAGATAAGGCTAAAGTCGGACAGGCTGCTGTGGAGATTCGCGGACTTAGACCGCCCGAACCCTATAAAGGTAAAGGCATTAAGTACGAGAACGAAGTTATCCGCAGAAAAGTCGGTAAAACTGGCGTTTAAACAGGGTTGTAGATCATGAAAAGAGTTGATGAAAAAAATAGAAAGAGACTGCAGCGTAAAAAACGTGTCCGGAAAAATATCTCCGGAACTTCCGCTAAGCCGAGAATGTCGGTTTTCAGAAGTAACAAGTATCTGAGCGTTCAGGTCATCGATGATATCGCCGGTAAAACTCTTTCTTCCGCTTCTACCCTTGAAGCCGAGCTTAAAGGAACAAAGAATACAGTGGAAGGCGGAGAGAAACTGGGGAAGGTTATCGGTGAAAGACTGAAAGCTGCCAAGATCTCTACAGTTGTTTTTGATAGAAATGGATACAAGTATCACGGAGTAGTTAAGGCTATTGCTGACGGTGCGAGAAGTGTCGGTATAGAGCTTTAAGGGGAATAGAATGGCTTTTAAAGAAAAAAGAGAAGAAAAAGAGTTTATTGAAAAACTTATCCGTCTCAACAGAGTTTCCAAAGCCGTAAAGGGTGGACGCAATATGTCGTTCTCCGCCCTTATGGTTGTCGGAGATGGAAAAGGACGGGTAGGCGTCGGATTCGGAAAAGCAAACGACGTTTCAGAAGCTATTAGAAAGAGTGTAGAAAAGGCTAAGAAAAACCTTATCACCGTGCCTTTGAAAGGCAATACACTTCCTCACGAAATTCTCGGTAACTTCAAGAGCGCTTCGGTTCTTCTGAAGCCCGCAGCGCCCGGTACCGGAATTATTGCCGGCGGACCTGTTCGTGCCGTTATGGAAGCAGTTGGTGTTAAGGATATCCTGGCCAAATCACTTGGTTCTGGAAATACAATGAATATTGTAAAGAGTGTATTCGCCGGTCTGGACGGACTCTTTGATGCCAAAGAGCTCGCTTCAAACAGAGGCAAATCGCTCAATGAACTGTGGGGTTAATTATGGCTAAGACTAAAAGAATCAGGGTTCAGCTGGTACGCAGTACCATTGGAAGAAAGCCTGAACAGAGAAAAACTGTTAAAGCATTGGGTCTTAAGAAAATTAATTCAGTTGTAGAAAAAGATGCTACCCCATCGATCTTAGGTATGGTAGAATCAATTTCTCACTTGGTTAAAGTTGAGGAGATCAGCTGATGAGTGCGTTTGAATTAAAAGCACCGAAAGGCGCTAACAGAGATAAAAAGGTTCTCGGACGCGGTAGAGCGACCGGAACAGGTAAGACTTCCGGAAAGGGACATAAAGGTCAGAAAGCGAGATCGGGCGGTGGAACACGTCTCGGTTTCGAAGGTGGCCAGATGCCTCTTTACAGAAGGGTTGCCGCAAGAGGTTTTTCAAACCATCCATTCAAAGTGGAATATGTTGGAATTAACGTCGGTTCACTGAACGAGCGTTATAGCGATGGTGAAAAAGTAAATCACGAAACTCTTGTTGCCAAGGGTCTTGTAAAGAATGGCGAAAAGAATATTAAGATTCTCGGAGCCGGAGAACTGGACAAGAAACTTGAAGTAGAGATCACGAAAGTGACTGCCGGAGCGAAAGATAAAATCGTCAAAGCCGGCGGATCCGTGGTTGAATAATAAAAAATAGGAATAGTTGGTATAAAGATGGCTAGTAATCCGGTTGTTGACATTTTCAAAGTGAAAGATCTGAGGAAAAAGATTCTTTTCACTTTAAGTATGCTTGTAGTTTTCAGACTCGGGGCTGTTATTCCCATACCGGGAATTGACGTAAACGTCCTGAAAAGTTATTTCGCTTCGCAGGGAGCCAGTGGTTCCTCGATGGGTATAACCGAGTATCTGGACTTCTTCGCAGGCGGTGCCTTCAAGAATTTTTCAATCTTCATGCTGGGTATTATGCCATATATCTCGACTTCCATTATCATGAATCTTCTTCTCCTGGTTTTTCCGGGATTGAAGAAGATGTCTGAAGAAGACGGTGGTAGGAAAAAAGTCAAGAGATATACGCGCTACGGGACGCTTCTTGTTTGTCTGATCCAGTCCTATGCGGTTGTCGCTTATGCACGAATGATTCCTAACGCAATTGTACCTTCCATGAGCGGAATGAAATATACGGTTATTGCCATGCTTACGGTAACGACCGGAACGATGTTTCTCATGTGGTTAGGTGAACAGATCAACGCAAGAGGTATCGGAAACGGTATCTCCCTGTTGATTTTTGCCGGTATTGTTGCTAGAATGCCTGGCGGGATAAATGTTCTCGGCTTGGAGATCAGAAACGGAAATCTGAACCCTGTATTCGTAATTGTTGCAGCATTACTGTTCGTAGCTATCATCACCCTTATTGTCTACGAGCAGCAGGGACAGCGGAAAATTCCTGTGAATTACGCTAAAAGAGTTGTAGGCCGTCGTATGTTCGGTGGACAGAATACCTACATTCCGTTTAAGATAAATCCTTCGGGTGTAATTCCGGTTATTTTTGCCGGTTCTCTTTTGACATTCCCTTTGCAGATTGCAGGGGCTTTGGGCGCGTCCAGTGAAGGTTGGTCTATATTTTCCAACATAATGAAGCCCAATGGCGGTCCATATATGATTGCCTATACAGTTTTAATTGTTTTCTTTGCATACTTTTATACACAGGTATCCATGAATCCGATTGAAATTGCCAGGTCTATCAGGGAGAACGGCGGATCTATTCCGGGAATTCGTTCCGAAAATATTGATCAGTATCTGACAAAGATACTGCGTAGAATAATACTGCCTGGATCGTTGTTTCTTGCAGTGATAGCTTTGATTCCTTCCGTAGTTGTCAACCTGTTCGGGTTTCCCACACAGGTGGCTTATCTAATGGGCGGAACTTCTTTGATTATCATGGTTGGAGTCGATCTTGACTTGATGTCCCAGATTGAAGGTCATCTTAAGATGCATCATCATGACGGGCTTGTGAAAAGCGGCAAGTTGCAGTCCAGGAATTTGTAGTAAGGGGATATTGTGAAAGTTAGAGCAAGCGTTAAACCCATATGTGATAACTGCAAAGTTATAAGAAGAAGAGGAGTTGTCCGGATTATCTGTGACAACCCCAAACATAAACAGAGACAGAAGTAGGAGGTAGTAAGTGGCTAGAATTGCAGGTATCGATTTACCTAATAAGCATACAGAGATAGCTCTTACCTACATTTACGGTATTGGTAGAACCACAGCAAAAGAAATTTGCGAAAAGACAGGTATCGACCCTAATGTGAGAATTAAGGAACTTTCTACTGACGACGTTGCAAAACTGAGAAAAATCATTGAAAATGATTACAAAGTAGAAGGTCGCTTGAGATCAGAGGTGGCTCTTAATATTAAGAGACTCATGGATATCGGCTGTTATCGCGGTTTACGGCATAGAAAAGGTCTCCCTGTCAGAGGACAGAGAACAAAGACCAACGCACGTACCAGAAAAGGTAAAGTGAAGACCGTTGCCAAGAAGAAGAAATAGGCTGGGGGTTAGTTAATTGGCTAAGGCTAAAGTAAAGAAAAGAAAAGACAAAAAAACGGTATTTGAAGGTAATGTCTACATTCAGGCAACTTTCAATAATACTATCGTTACTATAACAGACCTCAAAGGAAATGCTTTATCTTGGTGTAGCGCCGGATCTCTCGGATTCAAGGGTGCCAAGAAATCGACTCCTTTTGCAGCTCAGTCTACTGCTGAAACAGCGACAAACAGAGCTAAGGATTTCGGTCTGAAAGAAGTAAACGTTTTTGTAAAGGGTCCCGGTGTCGGCCGTGAATCTGCAATCAGATCACTAGGTGCTTTGGGGTTGAGAGTTAAGTCTATCAATGACGTCACTCCGATTCCCCATAACGGATGCAGACCCAGAAAAACAAGAAGAGTTTAATGTCGGGGCAAGAGGGATCTACTTTGTCAGGTGTAGTTCCCTGCCTTTTATTAACCTGATTGATGTAGAGATTAGTAGAAAAACGGATCGGAATTAGGTCCTGCATAAGGAGCAGAGATGGCGCGTAAAAACCTCTTGAAGGGATTTAAACGACCTAAGGGTATTACATTTGAACACGTTGATGAAACGCCGTATCAGGGTAAATTTGTAGCTTATCCATTTGAAAGAGGGTATGGTTCAACTGTGGGTAATACCCTCCGAAGAATTCTGCTTTCTTCTATTCAGGGATATGCGGTGTCTGCTATCCGCATTACAAGTTTTAATGAAGAGGGCAACTCTCATGTAATCTCGAGCGAATTCGAGTCCGTTCCTGAAATTGTTGAAGATACACCTGAGATTATCAGTAACTTCAAACAGATCAGGCTTAGCCTTCCCGAAGATATTGAAGAGAAAACGATTCTTGTCGAGTGGAAAGGCGGAGGTGAAATGACGGCTGCTGCTTTGGAAAAAGACGGCGTAGTTGTTTCCAATAAGGATTTGAAACTCTGTACCATGATGGATGGTGCAAATCTTGAGTTTGAGATTCAGATTGATCTCGGTCGTGGATATATTCCGGCGGAAGTTAACGAGAAATACGTTGAGATTGTCGGTACAATCCCTGTCGATTCAATTTTTTCACCAATTACCAAGGTGAAATACAATATCGAAAACACCAGAGTCGGACATCGTTCCGATTATGATAAACTTGTTCTTGAAATCTGGACTGATGGCACAATAATGCCTCAGGACGCTCTTGCTGAAGCAGCAAAGATTGCAAAAGATCACTTTACCATTTTCATTAATTTCGATGAAGGTATTGTTGCAGCTGATGATGAAGTTGATAAGGAAGTAGAGGAAATTGAAAAACTTCTCTCCACTCCCGTTGAAGAACTTGAGCTGTCTGTCCGGTCAAGCAATTGTCTGAAAAACGCTAATATTAAAACAATTGGCGATCTGACCAGAAAGTCGGAAGATGAAATTGCCAAGACAAGGAATTTCGGTAAAAAATCTCTCATGGAGATTAAAGAAAAGCTGAAAGAGTGGAATCTTAGTCTCGGTATGACTGATTACAGCGTACTGAAAAATACGATTAAACTCGATAAGAATAAGGAAGACTAGACATGCACAATAGAGTAGGTTTTAACAGACTGGGTAGAAAATCCAGTCATAGAAAAGCTCTTCACAGAAATATGGTAACTTCTTTGTTTAAGTATGAAAGAGTAAAAACTACTAAGGCAAAAGCTCTGGAAATCAGAAGAACAGCTGAAAAAATGGTTACACGTGCAAAAGTTGATTCTGTACATAACAGAAGAATGGTTGCGCGGATGATCTCGGATAAAGCCGTTCTGAACAAACTCTTTGTTGAGATTGCACCGAGATTCGTTGAGAGACCCGGCGGATACACCAGAGTTCTTAAACTTGGAAAAAGAGCTGGAGATGCAGCTGAAATGGTAATTCTTGAATTTGTTGAAGGTGCTGAAAAAGCTCCTGAAGTTGAAGAACCCAAGAAAACTGCTAAGAAAGCTGCTTCCAAAAAAACTGAAGAGAAGAAAGCACCTGCCAATAAAACGGCAGCAAAGAAAACTGCAGCAAAAAAAGCTCCTGCGAAAAAAGCAGCAGCAAAGAAAGCTGCAGCAAAAAAGGCTCCTGCAAAAAAAGCGGAAGCTGAAAAAACTGAAGAATAATCCTGATTTCCTGACGAAACAAACTAATAAGTTTCTAAGGATTTCATTGTTCTTTACGATAATAGAAAGGAAGGCGTCTGTTTACAGATCCTTCCTTATTTTTTTGCTAAAATCTTTTTCCGGGAGTATGTTTGGAGTAAATGAGGACGATTCATAAAGTTTTAATAAGTCTTCTTATCTCTATAGTTCTCCTCGGAGGATTTTTAGTCCTGGGATTTACTGGTTTATTTGATAAAATAGAAACCCGTTTTTATAATCAGCGAATCCTTTTAAACAAAGAAGAAAGAATCAATGAAATACATTCTCTTTTCTCTGAATACAATCAAATAACGTTTCAGCGCCTCGAAATCATTTTAGGCAATGACAGTTTCAAAAAAGTTTTTTCCCTTAATCAGCCGATTAAAGATATCAATGAAAGAAATACAATTATTGGAAACCTTGTGGATGAATTAGTCGGTTTCGAATACATGAGAATTGTTGACTTGAATCAGGAAAGTCAAAAAATCCATTTCAGTTCATATAGTCAGGATATCCGTAGTTCGACATCAGACAGAATTATCTACTATATGTGGCGTAATTCAACAGATTTCGTTGAAGATTTTGTTACGGAAAGTACTGGCAAAGAACTGACATTTGATGACGTACGGGATACTTTTATTTACAGGATTCCCGTTTATGATGATCTCGGGTTAAAAAAAGGGCTGGCTTTAATCTATTTTTCTTCCAGAGGATTTAAAGATTTTCTCTTTCAGAAAGGAGTCGCAGCTTCTGAAGATATAATTCAACTATACGGAACTTCAGGATTGCTGATTGATCTGAAGGAAGAGCAGAAAGAGGTGGTTAGAGGAAGACTGGGTGAAATACTTACCTCGCGGTCCGAACAGCTTCAGTTAATTTCCAGTTCAGAAGATCTTGAAGAAAGATATTATCTAATGTCCCGATATTTCGATGATATATCGGTTTCTATCGTTATAAAAGAATCGGAACTCGAACTTAATCCTCTTCTTGTCGTTGTCTTATTGACGCTTTTATTTACTTCCGTATTTCTTTTTGCTTTCCTTTTACTCAATATCAAACAGGATAGAACTGTAATAATAGCTTCCAGGATTAAGAAATTTCAAATGAGTTTTCTGATCGATTACCTGGATAATAAAAGCGAACTCGATTGGGATATGTGGGAACGGGAAATGCGTTCCCGCCGCGATCAGGTTCGGAAAGAATTTAAGAAAGGTCTTGGACGTTTTAAAAAAGACGAAGAGGATCAGATCGATAAACTCATCGACAGTAATTGGGATGAAATAATTTCTGTTCTCAGTAAGAAAAAAGAAGAGAAACAGGATGATCGCGATTTTGATCTTAAGAAAATTGAGCAGATTATTGAGAAAGCACTTAAAAATGTAAAAATCACTGTTCCACAGACCATTGAGACTAAATCTGTTCAATCTACAAGACCGGTAAAACGCGTACCTGTTGAAGTCGAGGATATTACTGATGATGAGGATCTCGAAGAGCTTGAAGATCTGGGCGAACCGGTAGCTGTAGAAGAGCTGAGTGATGATGAGGATCTCGAAGAGCTTGAGGATCTGGGCGAACCGGTAGCGGTAGAAGAGCTGAGTGATGATGAGGATCTTGAAGAGCTTGAGGATCTGGGCGAACCGGTAGCTGTTGAAGAGCTCAGTGATGATGAGGATCTCGAAGAGCTTGAGGATCTGGGCGAACCGGTAGCTGTTGAAGAGCTGAGTGATGATGAGGATCTCGAAGAGCTTGAAGATCTGGGCGAACCGGTAGCAGTAGAAGAGCTGAGTGATGATGAGGATCTCGAAGAGCTTGAGGATCTGGGCGAACCGGTAGCGGTAGAAGAGCTGAGTGATGATGAGGATCTCGAAGAGCTTGAGGATCTGGGCGAACCGGAAGCTGTAGAAGAGCTGAGTGATGATGAGGATCTCGAAGAGCTTGAAGATCTGGGCGAACCGGTAGCTGTTGAAGAGCTCAGTGATGATGACGATGTTGAGGAACTGATTGATCAGAAAGAGCTGATTGCAGATGAAGTTTCTTCAATTGACGAGTATGTTACTGAAGAAGAGTTGGAAGAACTTCTCCCGGTGATGGAAATGGAAGAGTTGCCTTTACTGGAGGAGGAGGAGCTCGAATCCATCCCTGTTCTGGCAGGAATGGGTGAAGCTTCTCTTGTTGAAATGGGAAATAAATCGGATACCCTGAATTATGTAGATTTTTCCGGTCAATCACAACATATTCTGAAAACAGATTATTACAGTGAATCTGCTGATCTTATCGATCTGGATTCAGGAGATAGCTCTTTTGTTATGGATAAGTCCCGCAGTGATCATCCGCTTGATGGTGAGTCATTTGATGAGCTGGAGGAACTGGAAGAAATGGATGTTATAGAAGAGCTCAGTGGTGATGATGATATTAATACAGTTGAGGATTTCGAAGAGATAGAGGATCTTGAAGAAGTAGAGGATCTTGAAGAAGTAGAGGATCTTGAAGAAATAGAAGATCTCGAAGAAGTAGTGGATCTTGAAGAAGTAGAAGATCTCGAAGAAATAGAAGATCTCGAAGAAGTAGAGGATCTCGAAGAAGTAGAGGATCTCGAAGAAGTAGAGGATCTCGAAGAAGTAGAAGAGGTCCAGAGCCTGACGGAATACTTTGAAGAGATCCAGTATCAGCTATTCATGGGTCGTGATTCAGAAGAATACATCAAGGCTGCTCTTAAAAAAGAACCTTCAGAAGAATCTCTGGACTCTCTTGTCGACGCTGTTCTCGAGGCAGGAGATGATGAGGATCTCGATTTTGTTCAGGTTTATTCCGACGATCTTCTTCCTGAATTTCTCGGCGATATTAAGGAAGAGAAAACAGATGTTCCGTCAGCAGAAGAGTCTTTCTTTCGTCCTGTGAATGGCGGGTTTGACTTTGATTACTATGCTTCTACCCGAAAGGATGAGTATAAAGCTTTAATCGGTATAACAAGAGATATAAATGCTGTCGGCGGAATCGTTTATGCTGAAAATGAAACAGGATATAATGTAGAATTATCTCTTGGGATTGGCGGTGAATTAATAGCCAGGCTGAGTACTCTGCTGCTCAAAGATGAGATTAAAGAAATAACATCGCGACGGAATATAGTTCATATTCATGACACGGAGCATAAGGAACTTCAGGATATTATTAAAGATTCGGACAGACGGTTTCTTAAGGCCATTTTGTTTGTACCGGTTATATATAACAGTCGCCATGCCTATCTTTTCCTGGGATTCAAAAAAAGTCTATCCAATATCGAGCAATTGCTCAAATCCATCAGCCTTTAAAGAATCAATGTTCTTGACAAATAAAGTCCTAACGCTATAATCATAAGATATAAATAAATGTGAGGGATTATATGATCAATATTATTTTATTTGTATCACTCCCCCTCGTCGGTTTGTTTTTAGGTTGGACAATTAGATGGTTTTATGCCAGATATCAACTTTCGTCTTCTGAACAGAAGGCGGAACGGTTAAAACAGGATGCCGTTAAAGAGGCAGAGCAGGAAAAGAAGAGTATTCTTCTCGAAGCTCAGAATCAGATTCTTAAAGATAAACGCTTACATGATAAAGAATTAAGGGAAAGAAGAAATGAAGTCCAGAGATTTGAAAGACGTGTACAGCAGAAAGAAGACAATCTTGATAAGAAAACTGCCTCTCTAGATAAGAAAATTGCAACTATTACAGAACGCGAGAAAGAATTCGATACTAAAGAACAGGAACTCTCTAAACAGGAACAGTACTGGATCCAGGAACTGGAGAAGATCTCCGGCCTGACAGCTGAAGAAGCTAAAAAGCTCCTTATCAAAAACCTCGAGAATGATGCCAAGCACGACGCTCAGGGTCTTATTAATAAGATTGAAGAAGAAGCAAAGCATACAGCTGAGAAAAAAGCGCGCGATATAATTGTCACGACGATTCAGAGATTGGCGACAGATGTGAGTTCTGAGATAACAGTCACTTCGGTCAGTCTGCCGAACGATGAAATGAAAGGTCGTATCATAGGCAGGGAAGGGCGGAATATCCGTACTCTTGAAACACTGACAGGAGTTGATATCATTATTGATGATACGCCGGAAGCTGTTGTTATCTCCTGCTTTGACCCCATCAGAAAAGTTATAGCGCAGATGGCTCTGGAGAGACTGATCGTTGACGGAAGAATCCACCCCGCCAGAATTGAAGAGGTGGTTCAGAAAGTCACAAAAGAGATCAGCCAGACTATCTACGAAGAGGGAGAGAAAATCCTCTACGAACTGGGAATTCACGATATGAGTCCCGATGGAATCAGGGCTCTCGGCAGATTGCACTTCCGAACCAGTTATGGACAGAATGTCCTTTCCCACTCCAAAGAGGTTGCTGTTATTGCCGGTATGATCGCTGCTGAAGTGGGAGCCGATAAGGAGATCGCCAAGAGAGGTGCTCTTCTTCACGATATCGGTAAGGGGCTGGAAACCGACGGTGACGGAAACCATGCTGAAATCGGTATGGAGATGTGTAAGAAAATCGGCGAGGATCCCCGTGTTGTCAATGCTGTGGGTGCCCACCACAATGATATCGAAATCGAATCGATCGAAGGTGTTATCGTTCAGCTGGCTGATGCGATTTCCGCTGCGAGACCCGGAGCGAGACGGGAAACTCTGGACAATTATATCAAGCGTCTGGAGAATCTTGAAAAAATCGCAGAAAGTTATGAAGGTGTTGATAAGGCTTTCGCCATTCAGGCCGGTCGGGAATTGAGAATCATGGTCAATCACGAGCTGGTTAATGATAATAAAGCGAAAGATCTCGCCAGATCAATTGCTAAGCAGATTGAAGATGAGTTAAAATACCCCGGAAGGATCAGGGTGACTATCATCCGCGAAACGCGGGTAGTCGAATACGCCCGCTGATAAGAAGCGGGTGATAAATATACCCATCGATATACAAAGGGTTTTATGAAAAAAATAAGCGCTCTGGTCCTGGGAGATGTCGTTGGACAGCCTGGATGCAGGGCGCTTTTTTTTAAACTCCCGGGACTGATAAAAAAATACAAGGCCGATCTGGTCGTCGTTAACGGTGAGAACGCCTCTGATGGTTTCGGCATTCTGCCGGAAGATGCAGAGAAATTCTTCTCCAAAGGTGTCGATGTTATTACAACGGGA
Encoded here:
- the rplX gene encoding 50S ribosomal protein L24 translates to MAEVKYKLKKGDQVKLIAGKDKGKTGTILKVDRENGRVIVDGLNIVKKTMKPRQQGEKGSIVEIEAPVHISNVMIMCPKCGPVKVGVRKDGDNKVRFCKKCEGVL
- the rpmD gene encoding 50S ribosomal protein L30 produces the protein MAKTKRIRVQLVRSTIGRKPEQRKTVKALGLKKINSVVEKDATPSILGMVESISHLVKVEEIS
- the secY gene encoding preprotein translocase subunit SecY; translation: MASNPVVDIFKVKDLRKKILFTLSMLVVFRLGAVIPIPGIDVNVLKSYFASQGASGSSMGITEYLDFFAGGAFKNFSIFMLGIMPYISTSIIMNLLLLVFPGLKKMSEEDGGRKKVKRYTRYGTLLVCLIQSYAVVAYARMIPNAIVPSMSGMKYTVIAMLTVTTGTMFLMWLGEQINARGIGNGISLLIFAGIVARMPGGINVLGLEIRNGNLNPVFVIVAALLFVAIITLIVYEQQGQRKIPVNYAKRVVGRRMFGGQNTYIPFKINPSGVIPVIFAGSLLTFPLQIAGALGASSEGWSIFSNIMKPNGGPYMIAYTVLIVFFAYFYTQVSMNPIEIARSIRENGGSIPGIRSENIDQYLTKILRRIILPGSLFLAVIALIPSVVVNLFGFPTQVAYLMGGTSLIIMVGVDLDLMSQIEGHLKMHHHDGLVKSGKLQSRNL
- the rplR gene encoding 50S ribosomal protein L18 gives rise to the protein MMKRVDEKNRKRLQRKKRVRKNISGTSAKPRMSVFRSNKYLSVQVIDDIAGKTLSSASTLEAELKGTKNTVEGGEKLGKVIGERLKAAKISTVVFDRNGYKYHGVVKAIADGARSVGIEL
- the rplO gene encoding 50S ribosomal protein L15, yielding MSAFELKAPKGANRDKKVLGRGRATGTGKTSGKGHKGQKARSGGGTRLGFEGGQMPLYRRVAARGFSNHPFKVEYVGINVGSLNERYSDGEKVNHETLVAKGLVKNGEKNIKILGAGELDKKLEVEITKVTAGAKDKIVKAGGSVVE
- a CDS encoding DNA-directed RNA polymerase subunit alpha produces the protein MARKNLLKGFKRPKGITFEHVDETPYQGKFVAYPFERGYGSTVGNTLRRILLSSIQGYAVSAIRITSFNEEGNSHVISSEFESVPEIVEDTPEIISNFKQIRLSLPEDIEEKTILVEWKGGGEMTAAALEKDGVVVSNKDLKLCTMMDGANLEFEIQIDLGRGYIPAEVNEKYVEIVGTIPVDSIFSPITKVKYNIENTRVGHRSDYDKLVLEIWTDGTIMPQDALAEAAKIAKDHFTIFINFDEGIVAADDEVDKEVEEIEKLLSTPVEELELSVRSSNCLKNANIKTIGDLTRKSEDEIAKTRNFGKKSLMEIKEKLKEWNLSLGMTDYSVLKNTIKLDKNKED
- a CDS encoding type Z 30S ribosomal protein S14, producing MAKKSMIVKAQRTPKFSTRAYNRCRICGRPRGYMRKFQMCRICFRKLASEGMIPGVTKSSW
- the rpsE gene encoding 30S ribosomal protein S5, yielding MAFKEKREEKEFIEKLIRLNRVSKAVKGGRNMSFSALMVVGDGKGRVGVGFGKANDVSEAIRKSVEKAKKNLITVPLKGNTLPHEILGNFKSASVLLKPAAPGTGIIAGGPVRAVMEAVGVKDILAKSLGSGNTMNIVKSVFAGLDGLFDAKELASNRGKSLNELWG
- the rpsM gene encoding 30S ribosomal protein S13; the encoded protein is MARIAGIDLPNKHTEIALTYIYGIGRTTAKEICEKTGIDPNVRIKELSTDDVAKLRKIIENDYKVEGRLRSEVALNIKRLMDIGCYRGLRHRKGLPVRGQRTKTNARTRKGKVKTVAKKKK
- the rpsH gene encoding 30S ribosomal protein S8, with protein sequence MSVSDPVADMLTKIRNASAAKFEKVDIRTSKLKLEIVKILKNEGFVKNFKKVTIDDVNYIRIFLKYDGKENSVIHGIQKVSTPGRRVYSGYKSMPRVFNGYGTVIVSTSSGVITGKKASAQKIGGEVICKVW
- the rpmJ gene encoding 50S ribosomal protein L36 yields the protein MKVRASVKPICDNCKVIRRRGVVRIICDNPKHKQRQK
- the rpsK gene encoding 30S ribosomal protein S11, which codes for MAKAKVKKRKDKKTVFEGNVYIQATFNNTIVTITDLKGNALSWCSAGSLGFKGAKKSTPFAAQSTAETATNRAKDFGLKEVNVFVKGPGVGRESAIRSLGALGLRVKSINDVTPIPHNGCRPRKTRRV
- the rplF gene encoding 50S ribosomal protein L6, with product MSRIGKMPVTVPSGVTVTVKENVITVKGAKGELTQDFQPEVSFDIKDGEVVVNRVDDSKKAKSFHGLYRNLLNNMIIGVSAGFTKTLVINGVGYRAELKGDTLMMNLGYSTTIEYVVPEGVTVAVEGNNKVTVSGIDKAKVGQAAVEIRGLRPPEPYKGKGIKYENEVIRRKVGKTGV
- the rplE gene encoding 50S ribosomal protein L5, which gives rise to MADKKYTPRLKTAYNDKLAKEMMKDFKYKSFMQVPKLEKIVVSMGVGEAITNKKLLDAAVNELSQITGQKVMKTKARKSIAGFKIRAGQEIGAKVTLRGDRMYEFLERLISIALPRVKDFRGINPKAFDGNGNYSLGITEQIIFPEINFDKIEQVSGLNVAIVTTAENDEEGKALLTKFGMPFAK